The bacterium DNA segment AAATCACGAATCAGATTGGTTTCATCTGTTGACCAGTGTGAATGCCCATAACCCCAATCTGTATACAAGGTACAGGCTACCACATACCCTTTGCCGTATTTATACATGATTAACATTGGCTGTTGATTTTTTACTCTACGCAATATTATCTTCGCATCGCCCCATTGTGTAAAATATCCATCTGCATTAGCATCAAGGTTAGCCGAGTCCTGCCCTGCCATGATTGGATGATACTCATCGATATAACCTGCATTTTTCCAGCAAGACTGGTCTTCATTTGCCCCATAACCGGTAACAGTTCCTGGCAAAAACTCAAATTCGTAGCCATACTTCTGCGTAAAACATACTACTACACCCCCTTCTTCAACATATTTGCGTAACCTCCATTCCAATATTTCAGAAGTATCTACGCCGCTTAACCCATAGCTCGGAATAACCAGTACCTTGAAATCCTGTAACTTTCTCTGGAGTTCAGGCTTTAGCCTTTCATTTTTAGTAAGGAGAGATGGAGAATAGGGAGAAAAGGAGAGAATTCTTTTAATATTTTTCTCCATTTCCTTCTTTCTCCCTTTCTCCTTTATTTCTGTCGGTAAAGGCTCAAAATCTCTATCGATAAACCAGACAGGCTCTTTAAATCGGCCTAACAGATGCGCCACTCCATCTACAAAACCATTCAAATACACCCCAACCTCTGCCTCTGAATCTATCTTTGCCGGTGTTGGGTATCTTGGGTCTGAAATATCATAGGATTCATCCGGATGGTCAGTGACTATGTTCTGACCATTGGCATATTGAATGGCAGATAATTTTAAGCCAGGCACTGAGACTGTTATCTGATGAATTAAATTATCATCTGGTATTAATTCCTCACCTGAGGTAACTACGAAAGAGGTGCTTGCTTGACTATCTGCAGGTAAATCTAATGTATCTGCGGGATATTGAGTAATAGAAAGGCAGCCTGATTCTTTAATCAACTTCATCTCAATATTAGCCGTAAATGATTTATTCTTTGCCTTGTTAGTAATAGTGATGTAGTGGGTATGTGATTCATAAGGTTCTGTAAAATTCTGCCAGGCAGGATGAATGGAGACAAAGATAGGCGGGACTATCTCAAACGACCTGCGATAAGGTGATTGTTTCAAATCATGTCCTGGTGTATTAGCATTATCCTTTGCCTCAATAGACCAGGTATACTCTCCATAATCTAACTTATTAACTGCTGATGCCTGATGGAAAGTTCCTTGAGGAGTATTCAATACAATAGTTGAATTATCAATCCCAGAGGCATAGCCATTAATTGGTGGGTCAAAAAGCGTAGCAGAGATATTGACCGTATAAGGTATTTCCTCAGCAATAATCACCTCACCATCTGCTGGTGTAGTAGCAGTTACCTCCGGCTCCTCGGTGTCAATTAAAAAGAACTGATAGCCTGATATTGGAACATCGATAGTTTCTATAATATCTTCATTACAATCAGCACTGGCTATCTTTACCTGCATTTGTGTTTTATCCTCAAAATAAAGCTTTGCACTACCGTCAGTCCCCTTGGGAATATTCAAGATTACAGAGAAGTTCTTACCCGAGCCTGCTAAAGATATTGGGTGTGGAGAAGAAAAAGCACCGTTACCTTTAATAAATAGTGTTGGTGCTGAAGGTAAAGACTCGGATAAGGTAATAGAGATAGATATTGCCCCTTCTCTAACCGGTGATTCCGGGGATATACTAAATTTAGCTGTGATAGGTGATTGAGAAAATGTTTCCTCCAAAATCTCTTTCTTTATCCCAATATTTTTAGGTAAATCCAGATGCCATACGGGTAAGGGAATACCTAAACT contains these protein-coding regions:
- a CDS encoding alpha/beta fold hydrolase → MLKRAIILGLVGSLFWLTPAFAKNPVLLVHGTNDTSEMWETGCLKKTLQNAGFDVFTLADFPELGGDFPLKGQGLIQEDIKQLKKIIDKIKEQTDAEKVDIIAHSRGGLVAELYTMMYGNQHESEMKYTYLPANSDKPKEITITGIPRYGNDVGQIIMLGTPNKGSFLGEWAYHCPEWLKKLIENTLLPNPYFPAVEQQQTKGSNFMEELFWENNLNSNVNYFHIAEDRIFGGDLVVSYDSAKGVLKHALDSVIKKVSSLGIPLPVWHLDLPKNIGIKKEILEETFSQSPITAKFSISPESPVREGAISISITLSESLPSAPTLFIKGNGAFSSPHPISLAGSGKNFSVILNIPKGTDGSAKLYFEDKTQMQVKIASADCNEDIIETIDVPISGYQFFLIDTEEPEVTATTPADGEVIIAEEIPYTVNISATLFDPPINGYASGIDNSTIVLNTPQGTFHQASAVNKLDYGEYTWSIEAKDNANTPGHDLKQSPYRRSFEIVPPIFVSIHPAWQNFTEPYESHTHYITITNKAKNKSFTANIEMKLIKESGCLSITQYPADTLDLPADSQASTSFVVTSGEELIPDDNLIHQITVSVPGLKLSAIQYANGQNIVTDHPDESYDISDPRYPTPAKIDSEAEVGVYLNGFVDGVAHLLGRFKEPVWFIDRDFEPLPTEIKEKGRKKEMEKNIKRILSFSPYSPSLLTKNERLKPELQRKLQDFKVLVIPSYGLSGVDTSEILEWRLRKYVEEGGVVVCFTQKYGYEFEFLPGTVTGYGANEDQSCWKNAGYIDEYHPIMAGQDSANLDANADGYFTQWGDAKIILRRVKNQQPMLIMYKYGKGYVVACTLYTDWGYGHSHWSTDETNLIRDLITWAKFREQGLGMRDEMPETKPGGTITVKCKIKNEKLKSAAKVVVKVIDPDKKPLPPYTLDLTPGLLPNQTMELSLPSSLIPP